A portion of the Pararge aegeria chromosome 10, ilParAegt1.1, whole genome shotgun sequence genome contains these proteins:
- the LOC120627079 gene encoding uncharacterized protein LOC120627079 has product MEGDMVTSVTELYKQKDWKAIVEGYREHPERNKLLWVFPTEENFEFITKCMEELKCNDILSVGCGSGLLEWIITEATGYPVSGLEVDGAWWQCRYAPPTFIPLKFTAPDLDKDTTTLLKDSDTTALLFCYFNNGPAFKRYLQYYSGKMMIIIGPGYEKGVHTDPTPFGDVPEAWTLYGWQEVACTKDFIAVYCRNIS; this is encoded by the exons ATGGAGGGCGACATGGTAACTTCTGTCACTGAGCTATACAAGCAGAAGGACTGGAAAGCCATAGTGGAAGGTTACCGGGAACACCCCGAACGAAATAAGTTACTGTGGGTATTCCCCACGGAAGAGAATTTTGAGTTTATAACTAAGTGTATGGAGGAACTGAAGTGCAATGATATTTTGAGCGTTGGATGCGGTAGCGGCCTCCTTGAATGGATTATCACTGAAGCTACAG gttACCCTGTATCAGGCCTAGAAGTAGATGGAGCATGGTGGCAATGCAGATACGCTCCCCCTACATTTATACCACTGAAATTCACTGCACCAGACTTGGACAAAGACACAACCACTTTATTAAAAGATAGCGACACTACTGCCTTACTCTTCTGTTACTTTAATAATGGCCCAGCTTTCAAAcggtatttacaatattattccGGGAAAATGATGATTATAATCGGTCCGGGTTATGAGAAAGGGGTGCATACAGACCCTACGCCATTCGGAGACGTGCCCGAAGCGTGGACCCTATATGGTTGGCAAGAAGTCGCGTGCACTAAGGATTTTATAGCTGTATACTGTCGTAATATAAGCTAg